The Antechinus flavipes isolate AdamAnt ecotype Samford, QLD, Australia chromosome 5, AdamAnt_v2, whole genome shotgun sequence DNA segment TCGGGGGGAGAGGCTTCCTCTGGGGGTCGGGGAGAATTCCGTAGCTTCTCTGGCTGTCTGAGCGCCCGGGCCCTGGAGcagagaaggggtggggggtCTGAGGCCCCGCTGTCTGGGCCACGGCTCTGCCCTCGCGTCCCAAGGCCGGGCCCGGCCTTGACCGTAGCGCGCTTCTCCCCGCAGCGTGTCCCTGGTGAACAAGGCCGTGGTCGATTACTTCTTTGTGGAGCTCAGCCTAGAAAAGCACTTCGAGGCCCTGAGGCACTTTCTACTCATGGAGGACGGCGAGTTTGCTCAGTCTCTCAGTGACCTGCTCTTTGAGAAGGTGGGGGGGAAAGCGGGGGAGGTGGGGGTTCTGCAGACCAGACTGGGCCCAGAGAAGGGACCCAGCGGGAGAGGCCAGAGGACAgctgttgggggaggggggtggggtcgGGTCCTGACCAAGCCCAGGAGAGCAAGAGCCTGCTGTGGAGGGATCAAGTCCAGCCCAGGGCAGGCCCAGGGAGGTAGAGGGCCTAACTAAGGGACACGGGGCCTCCCAGCCGTGGGACCCAGGGCACTGGTTACTCAGCCCTCAGCTCTAGGAAGGGGCTCAGGGGCCGCTGACACAGAGAGCAGGTCTTGAGCTCTGTTGCCCTGTGGGGGAGGCTTTATGGGCTATTGAGGATTGGCTGCTGTTGGTCTGGGTCTCTCTGCTAGTCTCTGCAGAGACTGTGGGCTACAGCCCCCTCATGGTGGCCCCTGCCAAGTGCCACATCTCGGCTTCTCTTTCAGCTGGGCTCTGGGCAGACCCCCGGGGAGTTCCTGAACCCTCTGGTGCTCAACTCCTTCCTCACCAAAGCCCTGCAGTACAGCCTGCACGGGGACACCAAGCTTGCTGCCAACCTTTCCTTTGCCCTTAAGTACCTGCCAGAAGTGTTCACCGCCAACGCACCCGACGCCCTGAGCTGCCTCGAGCTGAGGTACAAGGTACATGGCGGCGCTCCTGTTCTTAcatcccctccttcctcttcattTCCGAGTGTCTCTCTGCTCCGGTAAAATCCTGGTGTTTAAGGAGACAAGTCATCCCCACAACTTCTGACTGTACCTGCCAGTTGTTACCTCCATCTGAATGTAATGGGGGCATTGATGGAAACCCCGTATGTCCATCCCTTGCTTACCAACAAGGGAGGACACAGAGTCCCTGTTGTGGTAGTGGATAGGGAAGGGAGCAGTCCCTTGGGGAGGAAGCTGCCCAAGCACAGTGAAGCCCCCCTAGATAATCTGGGCCACGTCCTGGGGGCTTTGTGGCCCTGTTGGAGTCGGCCCATCTCCATCTTGAAGTTCTGAAAGCTTCACTCGATTCCCTGCCAGGCTGTGCCCAGTTTCCCCCAGATCCCTTTGCAGGTTCTGCTGGTGTGAGCTCTTGCCCGCACTGGGATCCTTGAGTTGGTCAAACACTGGACTGCAGTGCTGAATTTTTTCCCATgtcatttcccctcttcccccctccccctcccatctATTCCAATGAACAACCTATTTCTTGCTTTTGCCGAGTATAGCTTTTCTGTATACTTGGAGATCCCATCCTGCTGGACccttcccattttaaaattttccttgatttccttgaTAGTCTTgagaccttttgttcctccagataaattttgtgattttcctAACTCTGCAAATCTCTTTTgtaatttgattgatatggtgTTGagttaaggaaattaatttagaCCATAGTCCTGTTTTTATTATTGGCCTGGTCTATCCAAGAAGCCAAGGAATATTTATTCCTGAAATTCTCTACAATTACTTAGATGTCTTTGTGTGGAGAATGTTTTATACTAGTGTTTACGTGGTTCCCGTATGTATCCGAGTAGGCAGACTCCCCAGGGTTTTATATCATATATGGTTCTTTTAAGTGgaattttctatctcttcctgctgggttTGTTGGGGAATCTAGAGAACAAAGCGATTGGTTTGGGTGGGTTTATCTATGACTTTGCTCTGAAGTAATTGTTGTGACTGGCTTAGTTGATTCTCTGAATCTTCCATAAAAAGTGAGTTTGCTGTCTCTGTTGCCTACATTTCgatctctttttctcatcttattGCTATAACGCCCATTTCTAGTCTCACCTTGAAGAAGGGTGATCATCGGCATCCTTGCTTCCCCCTGATCTTCCTGGGAAGGCCTCTAAGTTATCCCCTCACACATGATGTTTGCTGATGCTTTTAGACACTttgcattttaaagaaagctccgTTTATTCTTGTCTTTATTCTGCGTAACAGTattttgtcaaaacctttttctgTATTTACTGAAATACCATTTTTGTTGGCTTAGTTATTGATACGGCCAGTCCACGCTCCTCATTTTTGAGAATTTTGGACCAACTCAGAATTCCTAGTGTAAGTCCGGCTTTGTTAGTGTATGGCATTTGCAAGAGTTTTCTCATTTCCATGCTCGTGTTTAAacttttcatcaggaaaattgTTCTAGAGTTTTCTTTGTGCTTCAGGTACCGAGACCATATCTGCGTCCAAGATTGGGCAAGATTCCTTTAGTCctggaattgttctttaaatgtctgataGAACTGGCAGGCTCACTCGTGGCATGTTCGGTCTCTTGATCTGAGCAGTTTGGGTGGGATGAGGTCAAAGGTAAAGGAGAGGAAGCAGAGACACTGTGACCAGTTGGACGGTGAGGAGGGGTGGGACGCTTAGTGGGCAAGGTCCTGGCAGCTACGCCCGAGGACTTGGTGGCCCAGGAGACCACTGGCCTGAAGGGCTGCCCTAGCACAGGATGATGGGTCTCTTAGCAGAGGGAGGGCCCAGTGGAGACCAAGCCACCCCCATGGGCACAGCTGGGATGGGAGATGGAGGCCTGTGTTGAAAGGCCCTTAGCTTGGGCCTTGTGCCCAAGGGCTTCCACCTGCCTGAGCGCCCACCCTTgggtctctctccctctcctcaggTTGACTGGCCCCTCAACATCGTCATCACGGAAAGCTGCCTGAATAAATACAACAAGATCTTCTCCTTCCTGCTGCAGCTGAAGCACATGATGTGGACCCTGAAAGACGTGTGCTTCCACCTGAAGCGCACAGGTAAAGGCCCTGGGGCCTGCCGCGGGCTAGCAGCCGGGGATGCAGACCCGGAGGTGGGCGGCTAAGGTCTCTTCTGCTCTGTTGGCTCCAGCGTTGGTGAACCACGCGTCTGGTTCGGTCCAGTTCCGCCAGCTCCAGCTTTTTAAACACGAGATGCAGCATTTTGTGAAGGTGATCCAGGGCTACATCGCCAACCAGATCCTGCATGTCACGTGGCGCGAGTTTGGGAACAAGCTGTCCTCTGTGAGCAACCTGGAGGAGATTCACCGCACTCACGCCGAGTACCTCAACAAAGCCATCTTCAGGTAAAGAGCAGGGGGTGGGGGGGTTCTCGGGGCGGCAGGAAAGAGGCTTTTCTCTCCCACGCGCAAAAgggaataagcctttattaaacacctactttgcCGGGCAGTGTGCTAGGCACTTCACAGATATttaatttgagcctcacaacaaccctgtgaggtaggtactactGTTACGCTCGTTtttcagtggaggaaactgaggcagacagaggtgaagtgacttggtcaggcACACCATCAGTAAATATCTTAGGCCGCGTTTGCACTCGGGTCTCCTTGACCCCAAGCGCAGGGATCTGTCCATTACGCGCATCAGTGGCCCTGGATTTCAAAGGTGCCAGTGTCTGCCCAGGAGTGCCACAGGAAACTGCTTGCACTCGCCAGTGTGCTGGCCCAGAAGGAAAGCTGGGCAGAATTCAAGTCAGTGGGAAGCATCtgttaagtgcctgctgtgtgcccgaccctgccctcagggagtctAATGGGGCAGAAAGGGGGGGCAGGATGGACACAGAAAACGTGCAAAGGAGCAAATGCAAATTAGGTCCAGGATAAACAGGAACTCatggagggaaggcactagaattaagaggggctgGAGGAGTCTTCCTGCAAGAGGGAGGGGCTAGAAATGGAGTCAGGAGTGGCTGGTGTCCCTGGAACGGACCCCATGTCCCCAAGACTGAGTTTGAGCAGGGGTGATGTGGTCAAAGCCATGCTTTGGTGGCTAAATGATGGGAGCAGGGAGATTCTGGAGGCAGGTAGcacccccctcccctccccagcagCTCTTGCAGGGGTTGCATCCGAGCAGGGTCAGAGTGGCCTTGGCCGGTTTGTAGGTGGGACTGAGAGACAGTGAGGGTCCAAGATGCTGGCGAGAGTGCAGggcactctctgcagtagaggGAAGGGGCCCAGGCAAAGGGGGTTTGGGGCACATTCTCCTGGACACCCGGCGATGGGAGAGGCGAGCTGGGGGGTCAGCAGAGGCTGGGCAGGACAGGTGGGTCTGAGGGATCCGTACCCAGGGCCAGGAAAGACCCACGAGCTCACCCAGTGAAGTGGTCCAGAGGGAGCtgagggcccaggacagagcttCTACAGTGGAAGGGGGAGGACACCCAGGAAGTGGTTAAGTGCTGCATGCAGCAAGATCAAGGAGAATGATGGAGGAAAGGTGGGGGGATTTGGCAACTTGGACTCATCAGCCATTTTGGCGAGCAGTTTGGGTGGGATGAGGTCAGACGAAGGTAAAGGAGAGGAAGCAGAGACACTGTGACCAGTTGGACGGTGAGGAGGGGTGGGACGCTTAGTGGGCAAGGTCCTGGCAGCTACGCCCGGGGACTTGGTGGCCCAGGAGACCACTGGCCTGAAGGGCTGCCCTAGCACAGGATGATGGGTCTCTTAGCAGAGGGAGGGCCCAGTGGAGACCAAGCCACCCCCATGGGCACAGCTGGGATGGGAGATGGAGGCCTGTGTTGAAAGGCCCTCCTTGGTGCAGATAGGAGCAGAGGGCCTGGCTGGGGAACCCTGACCTCACCTCCGCTTGCTCCCCACCCCAGGGGGCTGCTGACAGAGAAGGCTGCCCCCGTCATGAACGTCATCCACAGCATCTTTAGCCTCATCCTTAAGTTCCGCACTCAGCTCATCTCCCAGGCCTGGACCTATGATGGCGGCCAGCAGGTGGCCGTGCACCCCAACTTTGCCCTCATGCAGCAGTCCTACAGCACCTTCAAGTACTACTCTCACTTTCTTTTCAAAGGTGAGGACAGGGGATTGGGAGAGTCATCTTTGGTGGGCTTTGGGGCCTTTGTCGCCCCGGGGCACAAACCctgcctccttttcttccctgcaGTGGTCACCAAGCTGGTGAACCGAGGCTACCAGCCCCATCTTGAAGACTTTCTCCTGAGAATTAACTTCAACAACTACTACAGAGACACATGAGCCCCAGGCAAGAAGTGCTGTATAATAGAATTCACTTTCTTCTCTGTAAATAGCCACTTAATAAAGGCTCCGGCACCCCTGTGGGGCTGTCCCGGGCAGCTCCCCACCCCGGCCAGGTCGGGGGGCAGTCAGCTTGAGCCATTTATTGGAGGGGGGCTGTTGGGCGGACAGGAGCAAGCAGCCGGGGTGGCCCCCTTCCCCTCACCGAGGTTAGCCATACTTTCCTAGTTGTGGGCCAAGTGTCTCTTTCTAAGGAACTGAAGGTAAAGAAGGTGGCGGCTGGGCTGCCCTCTTCCGGGGCAGGTAGAGGGTCCTGTCCCCCTCTCCAGTCTTAAGTCCCCTCACGAGAGGCAGATCTGCATCCACCAGAAATAAATGTCATTCCGTGAAGCttcaaaagaaaggcaaaggggGAAGCGAGGGCTCCGACGGAGCCAGAGAGGGAAGTGCAGGGGGCTGGGCTGCTGAGCTGCCATCAGACAAAGACAGGTCAGAACTGACTGGATGTCTTTGCCTTCATGGAGAAAAGACCAGAGGGGGCTGAGGTGTGGTGGGACCAACCAAAGCTGCCCAATGGCCCGTTTCAGGGGCTCAGCGTGCCCAGAGCAGCCTTGGTGGGAAAAGACCCCCAAGGCGGTTACGAAGATCACGTCACGCACAGCTCTGCGGCCCAGAGTGGGGGCTTTCTGCTGTAGGATGGGCGGCTGCCGCCTGAGGCCTCCCCGCTCTGCGCGGCCTCTGCTGGACTTGCGGCCTCTATGTCCAGGGCCGTGTCCAGGGCCGCCTCCCAGTCCTCAGAGTAGGGCTTCTCCAGCAGCTTCAACACCCTCCTCACCTGCACAGGGAGGTGGAAGAGAGCAGGCCATAAGCAGGGAACATGgcgttccccctcccccccccccccatcagcTCCCCCCCATACCTCTGAGAAGTCTCCCTGCTCCGCCGCTTCGATGGCGTTCTGGGCGATGTAGTTCCTCAGCACGTACTTGGGGTTGTTGGAGCGCATGACTCTGACGCGCTCCACGCCCCACGTGTCCGGGCCACTTGTGCTCTGCGCGTCTCTCTCCAACCGGGCTCTGGAATCACACGGAGGGACGCTGGATGCCAGCCCTGGCTCCCCAAACACTGATTAAGCACCTCCTGTCTACCAGGTACTAGGCTAGGTGCAGCTGACCCTCAAGGGCTTATGCTGTCCTGGAGGATGGGCACAGGGCCTGGAGCCCAGAGGTGAGCGCCCCCCCtctaccctccctccccccagctcaCCTGTATCTCTGGAGCCATGTCTCCCAGTGCTCCCGGTTTCGGCTGATGAGCTCGGTGGGCGATAAGTGCTGCAGCTTGGAGGACTGCTCGATGCGCTCGAGTTCCTTATTGATGCTCGCCTTGGTTCCGATTAAAGCAAAGAGCTGCGGATTGGACTGAGCCAGCATGAGCATCATAGAGAGCTGCCTAGGAGCAAAGAGATGGGGTGTAGCCCAGGCCCACGCATGCTCCTCACCCTGGGTACTGCTGAGGGAAATCAGGGAGTGGGGCTGCCTGGGCCCCCCAGACCTGCTCTTCCCACCTCCAAGCTCAGAGGGAAAGTAGagcccctctctccccccctccaccTCTCCAGGCCCTGTCCACAACTCTtgtgctcccccccccccccttgcagCTTGTGGGTAATGAGCAGCTTTCCTTTCTTGTCTAAAGTTACTCACTAGTGACCTGCTGGGGCTCCCGGGCACACCCCGGCCCGGCTTCAGAGCTCACCTTTGCCGGGTCAGCCTCCCCGCACTCTCCCTCACTCCCACAGCCTCGGGCTCACCTTTCCTTAAGTCATTGGTGTCTAGTCCTACTTTGTCCCTTCCCATGGAGTGGCCCCTGGGGTGTAGCCCCTTCCCTGGGTTCACTTTGATCCCTCCCCTGCTTCTCTCCAGCCACCATGATTCAGTAATCGAGTCTGTCCTCCCCAACCTTGTCCTGCTGTCACAAAGAGCAGACTGGCTTTCCAAGGCAGCTTTCTCCCTGTTGTGCCCAGAGTCCTCCAAGACCCTGCTCAGGCACTCCCTCCTCGGGCTAGAGAGGGGGTGCATAGGCTCCACAAGGGCCACACTTCTACATCCCAGAGGCTTTCTCTTGCCAGCCACCCAACAGGGACTAAAGGAAACAACCcagtgtctctccctctccctgggGTGTGGGGAGACAGCCTCCCGTATAACTCCCCACAGCCTGGGCACAAAGCACAGCACAAAGCTCACTGCTAGGAAACTAGCTTCCACACTCAGATCTCCAGGAGCCACAAAAATCTGAGTCCAGCTTAacctctctgcctgcctcagtttcctcatctaataaACGGTGATAAGAAGTCTAATGGGCTGGAGGCTCACATGTCCTCTGTAGAGGACTAAAGTTGCCTCCAGTGAATGTCATTATTCTGCCCTGAAGAGTCGTCAACAAGGGACAGAAAGAATTTCCCAGCTCCCTCGGGGGTCCCTCAGAGACGCCCTAAGCAGACCCAACAGATAGGCGCTTGGGACCCCCACCACTCGGAGGCGAGGGAAGGGTTGCAGCATTCCCACTCtgcagaggaggaagctgaggcaggcaAAGCGTTCTAGGGACACCCAGATGGGAGGGTCCGAGGCCCCGTGCTCAGGACGCCGTTTGGGCCACACAGGGCAACTACCTGGGATCCATCTGCGGCCTGAAGGCCAGCTTCAGTTCTTCCAAGGAGGCGCACTGCTGAGCCAGCTGGTCCAGGAAGTGGGCGTCCTGGCTGGGCTCCAGGGCCACCGAGAAGGAGCTCAGTAAGTAGAAAGTATTTGTGAAATCTGCCCCTGGAATCCAAAAGGAGGCCCGTGGGTGCCGGGAGCCTTCTGGGGGCAGAGGCCCTGGCTCCGACGGAGTCACTCCCCCGGCCCCCGGCCCCACTGACCTGTGAAGTGCATGGTCTCCAGAAGGGCGGACACCAGCTCCCGGTCCTCCTCCAGCTCCAGCCGGACCAGACCCAGCTTCTGCCTCATCTTGTGCAAATAGTGCCTCTCGAACTCAGAGTCGTACTCCTCCTCCAGGATGGCCTCGCTGAGCTCCAGGGGCAGCTCGGGCACCAGGGCCTCGGCCAGCTTCTGCAGGTTCCACTTGCACACCTCGGACTGCTTGTTGTAGGCGTAGCGGCCCCCCGTGTCCGAGGTGTTGCAGATGTGGTCGGGGTCGTACCTGGCCGGGGAGTCGCAATGAGTCGCCCTGTCCTGGCCAGCGTGGGGGATCCCCGGGCCCCGGGGAGGAGTGCCTCACCTGTCCATGAACCCAAAGGGCCCATAGTCAATGGTGAGTCCCACGATGCTCATGTTGTCTGTGTTGAGCACGCCATGGCAGAAGCCCACGCACTGCCAGTCGGCCACCAGCCTCGCCGTGCGCCGAGTGACCTGGTCAAAGGGAAGGGCACGGTCACCGCCCGGCTTCAGAGCAGGCTTCTGCTTGGGTCCATCTTGGTGCAAGCAGGCCACTctagtttttctcctttcttcccctcccctgaGCCCATCACGCTGCCCACAGCGGCTGGAAGGGCCGGCCCGGTGCCCCTCTGCATGAGCAAGAGCCAAGGGGATGCGGCCCCCATGGGGAAAAACTCAAGAGGAGGCTGTTTCCCAGGGAGGTTCCCTGGAGGACCCCCAAGTGTGCGCCTGCCAGCTGTCCCACCCCTCAGAGATGGCTCCTTCCTAAAAAGTGGCCTGGTGGCCTCTGCTCTCCACCTAGTCCTTTTGcccaggaaggagggagggatcccCTAGGTTCAGGAGTCCCCCCAAAAGAGAGGATCTCAGTCCCAAACTCTCAGAGGTGGGGAGAGCACTGCCCACTATCAGTAAACACAGACCCATGTCTATCCCTCAGCTCCCTTGTGTGTGTCTTGTATTTACTGATTGGCCAAATACACAGCAGGCACTTGATAATAAAGACGCTGAAGGCTTCAGCAATAATTCAGAGGCCTCAGGCTATTGAAAACAAAGAGTTCCTCATCTTTTCTATCTATCCTTGGTTTGTCCTAATGGGATTTTCAAGCCGGTGTCCCCAGGAGAGGCAGGTGCTGTTGCTGCAGCCCTGGAGGGCGGAGGGGCCTGGCCGAGGTCATCTGAGCACCAGAGAGGACTCTGGGACAACTGCCCGGCCAGGCTGGCTCAACTCCTGAGGCTGCCAGAGTGTCCTGCCTTCCCCTGCAAGAAGCCGGCTCCAGGTCTCAGGCTCCTCCAGCAGAGGCGCAGAGGGTCTCCTGAGCCCTTTAAGTCCCAGGGGGACAATGCTtaacaaaaactcactgaaacCTGGGCAAAAGGTCtgcaggaggagggagggaaaagctACATGAGGGACCCCTACCCACCTCGCGGAAGAAGGCTGCATTCCTCTGCACGCTGTCTTCTGCAAAGGCCGCCTGGATTTCTGGGTAAAAACTGCCAATGACATAGTCGAGCATCTGGATCCGGATGTCATTCCGGCCCACACTGGGGCCCTTGCGCCCTGTGTGTTCATCTTGGGgcttaaaaatctcaaaagagcCAAACctgggaggagaaaaagggactgTGAGGACGGCAGCCCCTCTGTAAGCAGCCACAGCTCAGGCACCACCTGGGACCCACAACttaggagaggggaaggagcCCAGAAGCTCCCTTGGGGGGGTAAAGTGAAGTCAGTCTTTACAGGGACTCTCCCTGgccagagggaggagagaagggccTCCCCCCACGTTCCAGCTCCTGGGCTCCCTTGGGCCTCCTCCAGATTCCATGCCAAGAAAGCCGGGCAGGCCCTGAGCAGCTCTTTAATTAGTAACACCTCTCCTTGGCATCAGAGGCCCCGGGCTCGTGCCGGCCCGTGCAGCTGGCGCCGGATCAGCAGCCAGCGATAAGGGAGGTTCAATGTCACGGCTAACGCCGACCTCGTTCGGCTTTCAAGCATCAACAAGGCCCCCTTCCGCGGCCAGGCTGGCCTGCCCTCCCCCCGTGCCTGCTTATTACATAACTGCATGCCCCGATCACTGAATTAGGGGGTCCCGGGCCCAGCAAAGCCAGGAGCCAAGCTGACCTTGGTGGAGACGATGGAACCCTAACCTGGCCATGCTGTAGCAGACCTCCCCAAGGTCTTCCCAGCACCATCTCccactggggggagggggcagcatATACTCCCCCTCAGAGCCTGCCCAGGGCGCTTCGGTCTTGGAGGGTGGCATTGGGCCTGGGCCAGAATCCAGACCAGCCGAT contains these protein-coding regions:
- the SELENOO gene encoding protein adenylyltransferase SelO, mitochondrial → MAASASRSAALRRPRLLLLPQLPGAARPGPRPRLCSSGPLIMQPPPAARGWLSGLRFDNRALQMLPVEEPPPGGDPAPRPVPGACFSRVRPSPLREPRLVALSAPALALLGLGPLPPPAPPGAGPEREEEVEEQKEEAEAGGAISRRRRPASGAEAEAELYFSGNALLPGSEPAAHCYCGHQFGSFAGQLGDGAAMYLGEVLGPDGQRWELQLKGAGLTPFSRQADGRKVLRSSIREFLCSEAMFHLGIPTTRAGSCVTSESKVIRDIYYDGNPKYENCAVVLRIASTFLRFGSFEIFKPQDEHTGRKGPSVGRNDIRIQMLDYVIGSFYPEIQAAFAEDSVQRNAAFFREVTRRTARLVADWQCVGFCHGVLNTDNMSIVGLTIDYGPFGFMDRYDPDHICNTSDTGGRYAYNKQSEVCKWNLQKLAEALVPELPLELSEAILEEEYDSEFERHYLHKMRQKLGLVRLELEEDRELVSALLETMHFTGADFTNTFYLLSSFSVALEPSQDAHFLDQLAQQCASLEELKLAFRPQMDPRQLSMMLMLAQSNPQLFALIGTKASINKELERIEQSSKLQHLSPTELISRNREHWETWLQRYRARLERDAQSTSGPDTWGVERVRVMRSNNPKYVLRNYIAQNAIEAAEQGDFSEVRRVLKLLEKPYSEDWEAALDTALDIEAASPAEAAQSGEASGGSRPSYSRKPPLWAAELCVTUSS